A genomic stretch from Pararhizobium sp. IMCC21322 includes:
- a CDS encoding sugar phosphate isomerase/epimerase: MNSATFRERWGLLDFLEACRARGVQKAGLWGDDIKKVGVAKAASLMADYEVEAFGYNRAGPLLTSDASDRRKLLSMAKNEIDDAVAVGADHILVFPGGLEPDSKDLASARFQTVDAIGILHEHAQKVGMNLALEPLHPMLCGDRTCITTLRHANDICAQFAGKNIGVVVDTYHVWWDETIESEIARSALENSILSFHVNDWLVPTTHLLTDRGMMGDGIIDLHGIWKCVKATGYNGPVEVEIFSERWWNEDPDMVFDMALERCRQIFG; encoded by the coding sequence TTGAATTCAGCAACATTCAGAGAGCGTTGGGGGTTGTTGGATTTTCTAGAGGCGTGCCGTGCACGCGGTGTACAAAAAGCCGGGCTCTGGGGCGACGACATCAAGAAAGTCGGCGTCGCTAAAGCCGCCTCACTAATGGCAGATTATGAGGTTGAGGCGTTCGGCTATAATCGGGCTGGCCCACTTCTTACCTCAGATGCATCTGATCGGCGCAAGCTCCTGTCTATGGCAAAAAACGAGATAGACGATGCCGTCGCGGTGGGTGCCGATCATATATTGGTGTTTCCCGGTGGGCTTGAACCGGATTCCAAAGATCTGGCAAGCGCGCGCTTCCAGACTGTGGACGCTATCGGTATTCTGCATGAGCATGCCCAAAAGGTGGGGATGAATTTGGCACTGGAACCGTTACATCCCATGCTCTGTGGTGATCGAACATGCATCACAACGCTGCGCCATGCCAATGACATTTGCGCCCAGTTTGCTGGTAAAAATATTGGTGTGGTCGTTGATACCTATCACGTGTGGTGGGATGAAACCATTGAGAGCGAGATCGCAAGATCTGCGCTCGAAAACTCTATTCTCAGCTTTCATGTCAATGATTGGCTTGTCCCGACAACACACCTGCTTACAGACCGTGGAATGATGGGTGATGGCATCATCGATCTGCACGGGATTTGGAAATGTGTGAAAGCCACCGGCTATAATGGCCCCGTCGAAGTAGAAATTTTCTCGGAACGCTGGTGGAATGAAGATCCGGATATGGTCTTCGATATGGCTCTGGAGCGCTGTCGCCAGATTTTTGGTTAG
- a CDS encoding shikimate dehydrogenase, translating into MEPIQNLDGNSRIYAVFGDPISQVQTPHLINPLFAKNGENCFAVPFHVTPPMLGKTWSVFREFSNLAGIGVTVPHKVAAFHLCDEVSPAAQAVGAVNSIQRTLDGRMIGALFDGVGFVNGLGKRRSRLHGARVLLFGGGGAGRAIAHALVDEGIAALSIVDLDSDATNFTSALVNRATGCQLAGPAEAVYEMHDVIINATPVGIKSDMRLPINLESLNPSTLIADIAALEGQTDLLKAAQAKGCMTSDGNDMLRAQIKLIAGFATGAPAGTEISE; encoded by the coding sequence ATGGAACCCATTCAGAATTTGGACGGTAATTCTCGCATCTACGCAGTGTTCGGCGACCCGATTTCACAAGTTCAAACGCCACATCTGATAAATCCACTCTTCGCGAAAAATGGCGAAAATTGTTTTGCCGTGCCTTTTCACGTGACGCCCCCCATGCTTGGCAAAACCTGGTCCGTGTTTCGTGAATTCTCCAATCTAGCTGGCATTGGTGTCACCGTTCCACACAAGGTTGCTGCCTTTCACTTGTGCGATGAAGTGTCTCCTGCCGCACAGGCAGTTGGCGCTGTAAACAGCATCCAGAGAACGTTGGACGGCAGAATGATTGGCGCTTTGTTCGACGGTGTCGGTTTTGTCAACGGGCTAGGCAAACGTCGTTCACGGCTTCATGGAGCTCGGGTCCTTCTGTTTGGTGGTGGTGGAGCAGGTCGGGCAATTGCACACGCTCTTGTCGATGAGGGTATCGCAGCGCTGAGTATTGTCGATTTGGATAGTGATGCGACAAACTTCACGTCTGCCTTGGTCAACAGAGCGACGGGATGCCAGTTGGCTGGTCCAGCCGAGGCGGTTTATGAAATGCATGACGTGATTATTAACGCGACGCCTGTCGGGATAAAGTCGGACATGCGGCTTCCTATCAACCTTGAATCACTCAATCCCTCGACGCTGATAGCAGATATCGCTGCGCTTGAGGGGCAAACCGATTTGCTAAAAGCGGCTCAAGCCAAAGGGTGCATGACCAGTGACGGAAATGATATGTTGCGAGCCCAGATCAAATTGATCGCGGGATTCGCAACTGGCGCTCCGGCTGGAACCGAGATTTCCGAATAG